The DNA sequence CTGTTCCAGAAACAGTATACATGTCAACTTTAGCCAATAATAGGTTAAGACTAATAGCTTCATTTGATACTATTGTTGCTTGGGAAATAAAAGTAGTTGATTCAAATGGAAATTTAGTAAATAAATTTAATGGTAGAGGTTCAAATGCAATTGCGGTATGGTATTTAAATGATATAAATGGAAAAAGAATAAAAGTAGGAAAATATAAGTATATAGTTAGTGTTATGGGCGATGAAAGTATAATGAAAAAAGAAGTTCAAATACAAATTATAAAATAAAAAAGTCGGCGTATGCCGACTTTTTTATTTTATATATGTTTAAACTAATAGGAAAAGATAAATTTATTCAGAAAATAAGCTACGCCATTTTTTTACTAAAGATTAATTTTAAAACTCCGATATTTATGTTATAAAGTATAAATATTATTTAGGAGATGATTTATTATGATGAATTCGTTATGGAGTGCAGCTTCAGGAATGTTAGCACAAGAATTAAATATGGATGTAATTTCTAATAATTTGGCAAATACTGATTCAGTTGGATATAAAAAAAGTAGAGTAGATTTTCAAGATTTATTATACCAAACAAAATCTGTTCCAGGTTCTTTGAATGCAGAAGGGACATCATTACCAATAGGAATACAAGTTGGGAACGGAGTAAGAGCTATTGGGACTCAAAAAATATTTACAGATGGGGAATATACAGAAACAGGAAATGATTATGATTTGGCCATACAAGGACAAGGATTTTTTCAAGTATTAATGCCTGATGGAAGTATGTCATATACAAGAAATGGTTCTTTTAAAATAACAGATACAGGGCAATTAGTTACTGCTGATGGATTTCCATTAGAACCATCAATAACTATACCAAGTGATGGGACAAAAATGTCAGTAGGCTCAGATGGGACAGTATCAGTAATGAGAGGGAATAGTAATACTTCAGAAGAAATTGGGAAAATAGAATTAGCAAAATTTATTAATCCATCAGGACTAATGAATATAGGAAAAAATTTACTAACAAAAACATCTGCAAGTGGAGATGCAGAAATAGGTACAGCTGGAGATAATGGCTTTGGTTCGTTGTCTCAAAGAACTTTAGAAACATCAAATGTAAAAGTGGTAGAAGAGATGGTAAAAATGATTACAGCACAAAGAGCGTATGAGGTAAACACAAAATCTATTCAGACTGCTGATAGTATGCTTCAAATGGCAAATAATTTGAAACGATAGGTGATATTATGAAAAAATATTTTCTTATAATAATGTTTTTTTTCTTATTGTTTTTTTTAGGAGAAGTTACTTTTGGAGAAGAGATTAAAATAAAAAATTCGATTAGAGTAACAAATAATATAATAATGTTAAGTGATATATTAAAAACTGATAATAAAAATATATTGGAGAAAGCAAAAGAAGTTCAGATAGGATATTCTCCTAAAGTTGGAGAAGAAAAGAAAATAGAAAAAGAATATATTAATTTAAAAATAAAGCAACTAAACTTAGATGATAAGATTAAAATTAAAATTCCTGACTATATAACAATAACTAGAAATTATCAAATATTAACAAAAAAAATATTTAAGTATATGGTTTTGGAGGAATTAAACAGTATATATAAAAATAGTGGATTCTCTTTAGAGTTAAAATTAGATATGAATGAGGAACTAAAATTACCAGTTGGCAATATAAAAGTTAAATTTGGAAATAATAGATTAAGTGATATAAAAATAGGAAATTATAATTTCACAGTAAAAATATTTGTTAATGATAAAGTAGAGAAAATAATTAGAACAAATTTAAAAGTAGGAATCTTAAAAGAAGTATATATATTGAATAGAGATGTAAAAAGAAATGAAAAATTTTCGATTGAAGATGTCATTAAAATAAAGAAAATATTTATTAATAATTATTATAGTGCTAATATAGAAGGCGTTAATGAGATAAAAGGAAAATTATATAGAAGAAATTTAAGAAAAGGAGAAATATTAAAATACAAAGATTTTATAAAAGAAAAAATATTTAAAAGAAATTCTTTAGTTACTATTTATGTTGATTATAACGGAATAAAATTAAAAGCTACAGGAAAAGCTTTAGAAGATGGATATATAGGAGATAATATTAGGGTATTAAATATAAACTCTAAAAAAATAATAAATGGAATAGTAACAAAAGAAGGAATGATAAAATTAGAGATAAAATAACAAAAAAATATAAAATTTGGAAAATAGAGATAAAAAAATAAAATCTCTATTTTTTTTATTGATTTTTTTTCAAAAATAGAGTAAAATATAATCAAAGTGGTAAAAAGTGGTAAAAAGTGGTATGAAAAGGGATGATGCTGATGTTTATGGGAGAATTCAAACATAATATGGATTCAAAAGGCAGAGTTATGATGCCATCTAAATTTCGAGAAGAAATAAAAGATGGAAATTTTGTCTTGACTCGTGGACTTGAGAACTGTCTATTTTTATATCCTATAGAAGAATGGGAAAAATTAGAAGAAAAAATAAAAGGTTTACCACTTACAAAAAAAGATGCAA is a window from the Haliovirga abyssi genome containing:
- the flgG gene encoding flagellar basal-body rod protein FlgG: MMNSLWSAASGMLAQELNMDVISNNLANTDSVGYKKSRVDFQDLLYQTKSVPGSLNAEGTSLPIGIQVGNGVRAIGTQKIFTDGEYTETGNDYDLAIQGQGFFQVLMPDGSMSYTRNGSFKITDTGQLVTADGFPLEPSITIPSDGTKMSVGSDGTVSVMRGNSNTSEEIGKIELAKFINPSGLMNIGKNLLTKTSASGDAEIGTAGDNGFGSLSQRTLETSNVKVVEEMVKMITAQRAYEVNTKSIQTADSMLQMANNLKR
- the flgA gene encoding flagellar basal body P-ring formation chaperone FlgA, with translation MKKYFLIIMFFFLLFFLGEVTFGEEIKIKNSIRVTNNIIMLSDILKTDNKNILEKAKEVQIGYSPKVGEEKKIEKEYINLKIKQLNLDDKIKIKIPDYITITRNYQILTKKIFKYMVLEELNSIYKNSGFSLELKLDMNEELKLPVGNIKVKFGNNRLSDIKIGNYNFTVKIFVNDKVEKIIRTNLKVGILKEVYILNRDVKRNEKFSIEDVIKIKKIFINNYYSANIEGVNEIKGKLYRRNLRKGEILKYKDFIKEKIFKRNSLVTIYVDYNGIKLKATGKALEDGYIGDNIRVLNINSKKIINGIVTKEGMIKLEIK